CGAAAGTACAATGAAAATCCTAGATTAAGCGAGGTATAATATGTTATTTACTGGAGATATATTATTAGTTATCAGTATAATTCTTATATCATTTTATTCTTATGAAGACAATTTATTTCATAAATAGTAATAGGTCAAAATGTTAGACAACATTTTGACCTATTTTTTTGCAAAAAAATAAGGAGGAAATCCTCCTTTAAATATTATAATATTCGACTTGCTCCAATATAGCATCTACCCCAGTAACCATAGGCTAAAGAATCAACTCTTACCCCACTACTGGAAGTAGCGCTGATAAATTCATTATTGCCAATGTATATACCGGAATGTGATACTCCATAGCCATCAGTTGAGAAAAACACTAAATCTCCCGGTTGTAGGGAAGATACATGTCTACCAACTTCATATTGAGCATCAGCTGTACGAGGCAAATAGACACCATAATTAGCAAAAACATATCTTACAAATCCCGAACAATCAAATCCACCTGGACTAGTGCCACCATAAACATATGGTGTTCCAATATATTGGTAAGCATTTTGAATAATGCCTCTAACCATTGAGGTTGAACCAGAACGGCTAACCGGCATTTCACTACCTAACATCGCACGATAAGTGGCCTGTCCGACAATACCGTCACTATCAAGGCCTCTATCGGCTTGAAACGCTCTTACCGCTGCAGCCGTAGCTGAGCCGTAATCACCATCTGCAACAACACTATACCCTAAGTCATTTAACCTATTTTGGATTTTCAGGATGTCTTCGCCTTGGTCTCCTGTTCTAAATGCTGCATTTGCAACTGAAAAATAGCTAACAAAAACTAGTGCTAGGACAAAAATACGTAAGATCTTTGACACCAGGTCACTCCTCTCTCTTTTCGCCTACGAGGTTAGCTGACGGATTAGGGTAGAGCACCCTATTAACAAATGTTAAATTCACCCCGAATATGGTTCCCCCGCTCTTGAGTTAGATTCGGCTTTTTCTAATCTCATCCACTATTTTATATTCGTTCTCATAACGAAAAATCCTCTATAATTTTGTTATTTTTCTACATATTCATCATTTTTATTTTTAAAAATCGGCGCATTTGGTCGTAAAAAATATAAAGGCCGCTGTTTTACCTCTTCAAAAATTCTGCCAATATATTCTCCGATAATCCCCAACCCAATCAATTGTAATCCACCAAACAGTAAAATACTGGCCGAAATCGTTGCCCAGCCCGGAACAGCATCAGCAGTAAATAATTTTATATAAATAACATGAAGCATCACAATAATGCTGATCACTCCGGAAATTATCCCGGCATAAAAAGCAAAGCGCAGTGGTAGTTTAGAATAGGCCGTTATCCCATCTAAAGCAAAGTTAAGCATTTTTTTAAGCGAAAACTTAGAAGTTCCGGCAAAACGTTTCGGTGCCACAAACTCTATTTGAGTTTGGCGATAACCAATATCACCAATCATCCCTCTAATGAATCTAGCCCTCTCATGAAACTTCTTAAAACTATCAACCACACAACGATCCAACAGACGAAAATCTGATCCCCCCGGTTGTATTTTTACTTTAGACATCGCATTAATTAATTTGTAAAACCAGTTAGAAGTTTTATTTTTAAACCACGAAACACCTTCGGTTCCGACTCTAATAGTTTGCACAACTTCATAGCCATCTTCCCATTTTTTTATTAAAGTCGGTATAAGTTCCGGGGGATGCTGCATATCGCAATCAAGCGAAATTACCACAGTCCCTTCAGCATTATCCAGTCCACATGTTAAAGCAATTTGGTGCCCATAATTTCTAGATAAATATAACGGTCGAACTCTATCATCTTTTTTGGT
The nucleotide sequence above comes from Negativicutes bacterium. Encoded proteins:
- a CDS encoding glycosyltransferase family 2 protein produces the protein MKKISIVAPVYNEEDNIEHFYEELCKAVVNLEYEFEFIFIDDGSKDKSAFILESLTKKDDRVRPLYLSRNYGHQIALTCGLDNAEGTVVISLDCDMQHPPELIPTLIKKWEDGYEVVQTIRVGTEGVSWFKNKTSNWFYKLINAMSKVKIQPGGSDFRLLDRCVVDSFKKFHERARFIRGMIGDIGYRQTQIEFVAPKRFAGTSKFSLKKMLNFALDGITAYSKLPLRFAFYAGIISGVISIIVMLHVIYIKLFTADAVPGWATISASILLFGGLQLIGLGIIGEYIGRIFEEVKQRPLYFLRPNAPIFKNKNDEYVEK
- a CDS encoding C40 family peptidase, whose protein sequence is MSKILRIFVLALVFVSYFSVANAAFRTGDQGEDILKIQNRLNDLGYSVVADGDYGSATAAAVRAFQADRGLDSDGIVGQATYRAMLGSEMPVSRSGSTSMVRGIIQNAYQYIGTPYVYGGTSPGGFDCSGFVRYVFANYGVYLPRTADAQYEVGRHVSSLQPGDLVFFSTDGYGVSHSGIYIGNNEFISATSSSGVRVDSLAYGYWGRCYIGASRIL